The DNA sequence AGTTCTGCTAAAGTTATTTTTTCATTACTATACTTTCTTACACTTCTTCTATCATTTATACAATCTAGTATATTAGGTTTAACTAAAATGTCTTTATCTACAGAAGGCAATTCTATTAACTCAGAATTTGAATTATACTCTTTTTGAAAAGAAGGGGCAGGTATTCCCTTTTGCTTGTCAGTTTTTATTTGTTTTAGTATTTCAAAATCCGCTTTGAAAAACTCTCTGTTTTGTGAAATTTTATCCATAGATGTCTCCTTATTAAAATGTATAATTTTTATATTTATCCTATCATATCACATATATAAATACAATATAAGCAAATATAATTAGTAAACATTATATATTAAAAGTTATAGCTTATTTAATAATTAATTTATATGAAAAACAAATAATGAAAATTTTTAAAATCGATGAATAGTATTTTAAGTAATGGTTAATATATAATCAGATAGTTAATTAAATTTGATTATCTACCATCACTTGCTAGGCAAAAGCTAGATTTTATCTAACCTTTTGATAGCATCTTTGGAAGTGATTGGTGACTAGATATTTCTAAAATATCATATTAAATATAATGAATCTACTAGATTTCCTCAATCTACTAGAATGCAAATAGTTTTTCTCTAATACCCAAAGGTTAGAACACAAGCTAACTTGCAAACTGTATTTAATAAAAGTCATAGAGGATAAGGATGTAATTTATGTTACTCCTTGAAAAAGCACTGAATTTGAAAGCTTAGGCTATCAAATCAGTGCTTTTTTTATTTTAAAGTAATTTGGAATATATACAAGTTTATAAACATATAAATATATAAGTTTTAAAGCAAATTTACGAAGGGGATGAACGTATGAGATATTACAGTAAATCTACTAATGAAACCTTAAAATATCTAAAAGTAAATCCTGAAATTGGATTAAGTAATAGTGATATAGAAAACAGAAGACAAAAGTATGGTTATAATGAATTTAAAATCAAAGAAGGTAAATCATTACTAGAATCGATAAGTGATAGTATTATGGAGCCAATGATATTAATTTTATTAGGAGCTGCAGTAATAAGCGCTTTTATTGGAGAAGTTCATGATGCATTTGGAATTCTAGGAGCTATAATTTTAGGACTATCTATAGGCGCAGCAACAGAAAGTAAATCTAAAAAAGCAGCCCAAGCCCTATCAAAATTAACTGAAAATATAGAGGTCAAGGTATTAAGAAATGGGAAAATACATCAAATATCAAAAAGAGATTTAGTACCTGGAGATATTGTTTACATAGAAAGTGGAAATATGATACCTGCAGATGGTAGACTTATCCAGTCCATTAACTTAAAGTTAAGAGAGGACATGCTTACAGGTGAGTCTGCAGATGTCTTAAAAAATGCAGATGAGATAGTAGATATGGATGTAGTATATGGAGAAACCGAAATAATAGAACAAGATACTATACCAGCAAAACAAGTTAATATGGTATTTGGAGGTACCCTTGTAGCTTATGGAAGAGGAATCATGGTAGTAACAACTATAGGGGATAAGACAGAAATGGGTAAAATAGCACAAAATATAGGTGACGAGGATATTCAAACTCCTCTTCAATTAAAGCTTGGAAAATTAGGTGCTAGAATAGCTATTGTTTCTGGAATTATAGCATTTTTTCTATGTATGTATATGATTATGAAAATGAATTTAAATGGGACAATAAAGTTAGATACATCAGGTATAATACCATTTTTAAAATCACTAGAACCTGCAAAAGAAGCATATATGGTTTGTATAGCATTAATTGTAGCAACTGTCCCAGAAGGTTTACCAACTATGGTAAATATTACACTAGCCATAACTATGCAAAAGATGGCAAAGATAAATGCTTTAGTAACTAAAAAAGAAGCCTGTGAGACTATAGGTTGTGTATCTATAATTTGTTCTGATAAAACTGGTACTCTAACTCAAAATAAAATGATGGTTGAAGTTGCATATGTAGATGGAAAATATATTGATAATAATGATTATCATAGCAATAGTTACTTTGAAGAAAACTGTATAGTAAACTCAACTGCTGATATTGAAAAAGATGAAAAAGATTACAAGTACATAGGTAGTGCAACTGAATGTGCATTGCTTTTATATCATAGAAATAAAGATTACAATAAGTTTAGAAAAGAAGTTAATTTAGTATCACAAGTTCCATTTAATTCTGATAAAAAGAGAATGTCATCTTTGATAAATATGAAAAATAATGGCGTTTTTTTAAGTAAAGGAGCACCAGAAGTTTTATTAGAAAAATGTGCATATATCCAAAAAGACACAAATGTAGTAGCTTTAACACCACAGATGAAGAAAGATATACTTCGTGAAATTAGAAAGCTTCAAGTTAAATCTATGAGAACATTAGGTTTTGCTTATAAAACTATAGATAAATCAGCTATGCAAGTTGCTCTAACTTATGAAAATGAACTTGCTATTAGTGAAGATTTAGGATTTTATGAAAGTGGCAAAGATTTAATCTTTGGAGGCTTTGTTGGGATAGTTGATCCTTTAAGAAAAGGAGTAAAAGAATCTATTCAAATAGCCTATGATGCAGGAGTAAAAGTAAAAATGCTTACAGGAGATAATATAAATACAGCAAAGGCTATAGGAAAAGAAATAGGTCTTTTGGAAGATGGTAAAAAAGCAGTAGATGCAACTTACATAGATGTGTTATCAGATGAAGAGTTAAAAGAAGAAATAAATGAGATTTCTATTGTAGCAAGGTCTAAACCTGATACAAAGATGAGAATAGTACAAGCTCTTCAAAGTAATTTAGAAGTAGTAGCAGTTACTGGAGATGGTATAAATGATGCTCCTGCTTTAAGCAAAGCAGATGTTGGAATTTCAATGGGTATATCAGGAACTGAGGTTTCAAAAAACGCATCAGATATAATACTTACAGATGATAGTTTTAGTACTATAGTTGATGGAATAAAATGGGGAAGAGGTATTTATGAAAACTTTCAAAGATTTATACAGTTTCAGCTTACTGTCAATATAGTGGCTTTTATGATAGCTGTAATTTCTCAAATTATGGGTACAGAAATGCCATTTACTACAATACAGCTATTATGGGTAAATATCATTATGGATGGACCTCCAGCTTTGGCTTTAGGATTAGAGCCAGTTAGAGACTATGTTCTTAAGAGAAAACCAATTAAAAGAAGAGCTAGTATTATAGCAAAAAATATGCTAGCAAATATAATTATAAATGCAGTGCTTATAATATCAATAGTAAATCTTCAATCTTTTTTCAATGTGTTAAATGCCTCTCCAGAAGAACAAGGAACTGTAGTATTTTCAGTTTTTGCTTTTAGCGCATTGTTTAATGCTTTAAGTTGTCGTGAGTTTGGACTTAATAGTGTAATACCTAATTTCTTTAAGAATAAATTGGCATTGTATGTAATTTTTATAACTGGGATAGTACAAGTTTTATTTACACAAGTTTTTAGAAACTTTTTTAATTCAGTAGCACTTAGTAATTTTATGTGGATAAAAATAATACTCCTTTCATCAATGGTGCTTATTTTAAATGAAGCAGTTAAGTTTATTCTTAGAGTAATGAGAAAACAAGGACATATGGTTAGAAATATTAGAAGAGTTAATAAATAATAAAAGGTAAAAGGAACTATGGCTAAGATTATAGCTCCTTTTACTTTTTATCATTTATAAAGTATTCAATTAAATAGGCCATTAATATAATCCCTATTATATCTATTATGAATCTTATTAATGTAAAGCGAAAACCTAATGAACTAATTTCAAATAAAAGTGTAGAGAATTTAGATACACACCATGCATTTAAGAAAATTAAAGTATTAGATAGTTTAACACCTTTTTTTATCAATACCTCAGTAAATGGAAAAGCAGCATACATAGGACCTGCAGCAAAAAAAGCCATTAAAAAGGATATAATTATCCCAAAAATCCCTGACTCTTTTCCCATATATTTTACAAACTTTTCTCTAGAAATCCATACATCTATTAATCCTAGAATTATCATAATTGGTGGAAGAACTGATAACATTTGAATAATACTTAAATAACTTTTATTCATTATATTAAAATACAAGCTTCTATTTAAAAAATAAACTATAAAGCATAAACATAAGGAAATTAAAAAGACTTTATATCGATTTAAAATTAATTTAATTTTCATCAATTAAATATACCTCCTATAATAATTGCAACTATAAATGAAAAAAGGAAGGCAAATACATTTCTATAAAGTGCACACTTTTTGCCTAAAAATTTTGATTCTAGCTTAAATGTTAATATCCCTACCATAGTTGATGTAGATATAAAAGCTGCTACTTGAGCATAACCTGCACCACACTTTAATAATAAATCTCCTGTTGAAAATGCTACAAATGTAGGCATAGTAGTAATTGACCCCAATATAGAAGCAATAAATACTCCAAATATATTTGAATTAGGGCCTATATAGCTTGAAATTTTTTCTGGACTTAATATCGATAATATTAAACTAATAATTAAAACTATAGCTAGAAATTGAGGCATTATATTTTCGAAAGATTTTAATCCCTTTAAGATAGCTGCTTTAGTTTTAGACTTATTTTTAAAATATGAAATCACAAGGAGCAACAAGCAAGTTGTATAAAGTAATATTGTTGTCATAAAAAACCTCCTAATATTAGATACTTTAGATTATGAAAAATTTATATTATTAGTGATATTTACAATCATAGTTCTTGTATACTCATAATAAAAGTAATGATTTAGGACAATTAATAATTCTATTTAAAATGTTTTAAATTAGCGAAAAAAGTCAAACGAAAGTTTTATAATTCACATGTAAATTACTAGCAATACAGACTGTATTGTACTAGAATTAATGTTGAGTTTTGATATAAAAACATAATTAGGGGGGAATAGAAATGAGTTTAAATTGTCAAAACATAAGTAGTACAAACTTATCTAGTAGTAAAAAAACAAGCTTTATACATTCCGAGGCTTTTACCAGGCACTTTACTTTTTTTAGCAACTATATTTGCTTTAATAATTGCAAATAGTCCTTTTAAAAATTTATATCATTATCTATTTGATGAAATTATTTTATTTGATCATTTTAATTTACATATGATTATAAATGATTTTTTTATGGCTATTTTCTTCTTAGTTGTTGGATGTGAAATAAAAAGAGAAATATTGTATGGTCATCTTTCAGATTTAAAAAAAGCAGCTTTTCCAATTTTAGCAGCATGTGGAGGTGTCATTTTTCCAGCTATAATATTTTTCACATTTAATTTATCAACACCTTATTCATCAGGTGTAGGTATTCCAATATCTACAGATATAGCATTTGCAGTAGGCGTTTTTATGATTTTTAAAAATAAATTAAATACATCTCTAAAAGTATTTTTATTATCTTTGGCAGTTGTAGATGATTTATTATCTATACTTATGATAGCTATTTTATACTCATCAAACTTCAATTATTATGCATTAGGAGCTGCATTGTTAATTGTAAGTTTTATAGCGTTATTAAATAAACTTAATAAAAATAATTACTTATTATCATACTTAGTAGGTGGTTTTTTCCTTTGGGGTGCTTTATATTTAAGTGGAATACATGCAACTATTTCTGGTGTAATTCTAGCTATGATAATTCCTATGAAATCAAATTCACATAATAAAACCATTATGGCTTCTGATAAAGTAGAACACTACTTTACTCCAATTTGTAATTTAATAATACTACCATTATTCGCATTTTCAAATACAGGTATAGACTTAAATATTAGCTTTGACATAGCAAATGCAAGTAACTTAATAAGTGGTATAGTTTTAGGTCTTGTCATAGGAAAGCCTTTAGGAATTATGATATTTACATATTTAGCAACAAAGCTTAATATTGCAGAAAAACCAAAAGGTACTAGGTGGTCCTCTATATTCTTAGTTTCTTTAATAGCAGGTATAGGGTTTACAATGTCTATATTCGTAACAGAAATAGCATTTGAAGGAAATTTACAAGTAATAAATTTAGCAAAAGCATCTATACTATTAGCCTCAATAATATCATGTACTTTGGCTTATGTGTGTATAGAAATAATGCCAAGTTTAACAGGATTTTATTCTAAATTAGCATCTAAAAACTTTATATTAAATAAATAAAAAAAGTGGATATCTTTAGACAGGTATCCACTTTTTTTGCCAATTTTATTGTATAATTATATATTAATATATCTATATATTATTGTATAATTGTATTATAGATTCAAATATGTAAGGGGGAAGTAATGCTTAATAATCTCGTTATAGTTAGAGGTGCTGGAGATATAGCAACCGGTATTATTCATAAATTAAATAGATGCGGATTCAATGTATTAGCTTTAGAAGTAGAATCTCCTTTGTCTATAAGAAGAAAGGTGTGCTTTAGTGAAGCTATATACAATAAAGAAGTGTGCATTGAAGGTGTTTTTGCTAGATTTATAGAAAATGAATATGAGTTAATAGAATCCTTTAAATTGAACAAAGTGTGTGTAGCTATTGATCCTAAAGGGAATTTAATAGATAAACTTAAACCAAAAGTAGTTATTGATTCTATACTTGCAAAAAAAAATTTAGGAACTTCTATTGATATGGCACCTATAACTATAGGTGTTGGCCCTGGTTTCGCAGCAGGATTTGATGTTGATTTTGTAATTGAAACTATGAGAGGTCATAATTTAGGTAGAGTAATTACAAAAGGAAGTGCATTGAAAAATACAGGTATTCCAGGAATAATAAATGGAGTAAGTAAGGATAGAGTTATTTATTCTAGTGAAAGTGGAATTATAAATAATATTTGTGAAATAGGCGAAATAGTAAGTAAAAACCAAGTTATAGCTACTATAAATACGGGTAATAAATCTATAGAAGTATTAGCTACTATTGATGGAGTTTTAAGAGGTATTATTAGAAATAATAGCATGGTTAAAGAAAATTTAAAGATTGCTGATATAGACCCAAGAATAGATGAAGTAAAAAACTGTACAACAATATCTGATAAAGCAAGATGCATAGCTGGAGGAGTGTTAGAAGCTATGCTAATGAAATGAGGTGAATTATAAAGTGAATGAGTTAATGCTAAAGAAAATATATGAAGAGTTAGAAATTGGGAATAGTGTTTGTATGGTTACACTTACAGAAGTTAAAGGTTCTAGTCCCGGAAAACAAGGAGCTACGATGGCTTTTTTTAAAGATGAGACTATTTTAGGGTCTGTTGGTGGAGGAATGGTTGAACACTGCGTTATAAATAAATGTAGGGAATGTTTATTATCT is a window from the Paraclostridium sordellii genome containing:
- a CDS encoding permease, encoding MKIKLILNRYKVFLISLCLCFIVYFLNRSLYFNIMNKSYLSIIQMLSVLPPIMIILGLIDVWISREKFVKYMGKESGIFGIIISFLMAFFAAGPMYAAFPFTEVLIKKGVKLSNTLIFLNAWCVSKFSTLLFEISSLGFRFTLIRFIIDIIGIILMAYLIEYFINDKK
- the nhaA gene encoding Na+/H+ antiporter NhaA — encoded protein: MANSPFKNLYHYLFDEIILFDHFNLHMIINDFFMAIFFLVVGCEIKREILYGHLSDLKKAAFPILAACGGVIFPAIIFFTFNLSTPYSSGVGIPISTDIAFAVGVFMIFKNKLNTSLKVFLLSLAVVDDLLSILMIAILYSSNFNYYALGAALLIVSFIALLNKLNKNNYLLSYLVGGFFLWGALYLSGIHATISGVILAMIIPMKSNSHNKTIMASDKVEHYFTPICNLIILPLFAFSNTGIDLNISFDIANASNLISGIVLGLVIGKPLGIMIFTYLATKLNIAEKPKGTRWSSIFLVSLIAGIGFTMSIFVTEIAFEGNLQVINLAKASILLASIISCTLAYVCIEIMPSLTGFYSKLASKNFILNK
- the yqeB gene encoding selenium-dependent molybdenum cofactor biosynthesis protein YqeB, encoding MLNNLVIVRGAGDIATGIIHKLNRCGFNVLALEVESPLSIRRKVCFSEAIYNKEVCIEGVFARFIENEYELIESFKLNKVCVAIDPKGNLIDKLKPKVVIDSILAKKNLGTSIDMAPITIGVGPGFAAGFDVDFVIETMRGHNLGRVITKGSALKNTGIPGIINGVSKDRVIYSSESGIINNICEIGEIVSKNQVIATINTGNKSIEVLATIDGVLRGIIRNNSMVKENLKIADIDPRIDEVKNCTTISDKARCIAGGVLEAMLMK
- a CDS encoding permease encodes the protein MTTILLYTTCLLLLVISYFKNKSKTKAAILKGLKSFENIMPQFLAIVLIISLILSILSPEKISSYIGPNSNIFGVFIASILGSITTMPTFVAFSTGDLLLKCGAGYAQVAAFISTSTMVGILTFKLESKFLGKKCALYRNVFAFLFSFIVAIIIGGIFN
- a CDS encoding calcium-translocating P-type ATPase, PMCA-type, coding for MRYYSKSTNETLKYLKVNPEIGLSNSDIENRRQKYGYNEFKIKEGKSLLESISDSIMEPMILILLGAAVISAFIGEVHDAFGILGAIILGLSIGAATESKSKKAAQALSKLTENIEVKVLRNGKIHQISKRDLVPGDIVYIESGNMIPADGRLIQSINLKLREDMLTGESADVLKNADEIVDMDVVYGETEIIEQDTIPAKQVNMVFGGTLVAYGRGIMVVTTIGDKTEMGKIAQNIGDEDIQTPLQLKLGKLGARIAIVSGIIAFFLCMYMIMKMNLNGTIKLDTSGIIPFLKSLEPAKEAYMVCIALIVATVPEGLPTMVNITLAITMQKMAKINALVTKKEACETIGCVSIICSDKTGTLTQNKMMVEVAYVDGKYIDNNDYHSNSYFEENCIVNSTADIEKDEKDYKYIGSATECALLLYHRNKDYNKFRKEVNLVSQVPFNSDKKRMSSLINMKNNGVFLSKGAPEVLLEKCAYIQKDTNVVALTPQMKKDILREIRKLQVKSMRTLGFAYKTIDKSAMQVALTYENELAISEDLGFYESGKDLIFGGFVGIVDPLRKGVKESIQIAYDAGVKVKMLTGDNINTAKAIGKEIGLLEDGKKAVDATYIDVLSDEELKEEINEISIVARSKPDTKMRIVQALQSNLEVVAVTGDGINDAPALSKADVGISMGISGTEVSKNASDIILTDDSFSTIVDGIKWGRGIYENFQRFIQFQLTVNIVAFMIAVISQIMGTEMPFTTIQLLWVNIIMDGPPALALGLEPVRDYVLKRKPIKRRASIIAKNMLANIIINAVLIISIVNLQSFFNVLNASPEEQGTVVFSVFAFSALFNALSCREFGLNSVIPNFFKNKLALYVIFITGIVQVLFTQVFRNFFNSVALSNFMWIKIILLSSMVLILNEAVKFILRVMRKQGHMVRNIRRVNK